Proteins encoded in a region of the Flavobacterium sp. MDT1-60 genome:
- a CDS encoding tyrosine-protein phosphatase — protein sequence MTQTLLRTTAIFLMIAFQSQAQKNMDIENSPNFRSLSGIHNKDGKKIKEGIIYRSGNFSKLTPSDVTKFDALHINTIVDFRNDDEIKKDPDFIPAGQKIETTRANIGSINGKEMGQFMKIMMSPTFNEAQADSLMVAANAGFAESAKDFKPFFDEVKKKETVVLFHCTAGKDRTGFASSLLLHILDVSDEEIMKDYLRSNEAIAKTDLSKYKAYGIPEERMAKLMGVKQTYLEAAWATAIKKYGSIDKMLLVEYGIDKKVKKQIQKKYLVK from the coding sequence ATGACTCAAACTCTTTTACGTACTACAGCGATATTTTTAATGATTGCTTTTCAAAGTCAGGCTCAAAAAAATATGGATATCGAAAACAGCCCAAATTTCAGATCACTATCCGGAATTCACAATAAAGACGGCAAAAAAATCAAGGAAGGAATTATTTATCGCTCTGGAAATTTCTCCAAATTAACGCCTTCTGATGTTACCAAATTTGATGCATTACACATCAATACCATAGTAGATTTTAGAAACGATGATGAAATAAAAAAAGATCCTGATTTTATTCCGGCAGGACAAAAAATTGAAACAACAAGAGCGAATATTGGTTCTATAAACGGAAAAGAAATGGGACAATTTATGAAAATCATGATGTCACCAACATTCAACGAAGCACAGGCCGATTCATTAATGGTTGCCGCCAACGCAGGATTCGCAGAAAGTGCAAAAGACTTTAAACCTTTCTTTGATGAAGTGAAGAAAAAAGAAACTGTTGTTTTGTTTCATTGTACAGCCGGTAAAGACAGAACAGGATTTGCTTCTTCATTACTATTACATATTTTAGATGTTTCTGATGAAGAAATCATGAAAGATTACCTGAGATCTAATGAAGCAATCGCAAAAACAGATTTGAGCAAGTACAAAGCATACGGGATTCCGGAAGAAAGAATGGCGAAATTAATGGGCGTAAAACAAACCTATTTAGAAGCTGCCTGGGCTACTGCTATCAAAAAATATGGCAGCATTGATAAGATGTTATTAGTTGAATATGGCATTGATAAAAAAGTCAAAAAACAAATTCAGAAAAAATATTTGGTGAAATAA
- a CDS encoding TonB-dependent receptor, with protein sequence MKKKSLAIMDVLSADAVGKLPDRNAAEAVQRMPSVSVNRYHGEANQVSVRGTPYGWTSTLYNGTRLPSASVAGTRNTLLDAIPTEMIQYIQLSKAITPDMEGDAIGGSVNFISRSAPKKTMLNASLGGGYNQKAEKGSYNASLVYGQRFFKDKLGVVLAASVWDRNFATDEMVVDYNINAPVQSQKYGINTVNAKRYFGERITKAISGAIDFELNDKNKFFAKFLYDKFRDVRPVYESFYDFAKKRYTFSYRYSDYKTDLNGVEIGGEHRIGSKLKFDWSFANNEMTYLLDTPPNMPSDMRGLPIAQFSQKLVGDFGVRSSDGAVYNTFDSPDGNGVNIYNIDPKLTNPTDVMDPARLTLQQLVITKLDQRDHDKVGQINFNYDATEKFVIKAGSKLRFKDYQGQQTPIVYLPGAALGIPGSPALIPMSSLQTEPYPNANNFFSEIGSPFNNLIVNPITKNQLFDIFTPSYLKANGFADYSPASNVTTKFKGEENVFSAYVMGVYDLSDKTKIIAGARNEETNVTMSSTAYNSQTKVATPITKTSSYNAFLPMLHLKYAFNENINFRAAYTRTFSRPNLPDLNPSEIIDITAGVPKITRGNTDLKPTFSNNLDFMGEYFLKDIGLITAGVFYKDISDYIFRDISAERINNVNYIVTQPKNIKDASLLGFEFGITKRFTEWSGFWGGFGIDFNTSIIKSKLEVSRYDAQGNVTTTDKTTLPNQSKLLFNSSLFYEKYGFMFRIAGNYRGKSVETINQNLGPDYYISAKNNFTVDFSADYSISNKIKVFMEVRNLTNEPFKQYLGNNQGRITSSEWSSINGQLGLKYQIL encoded by the coding sequence ATGAAAAAGAAATCATTGGCCATTATGGACGTGCTTTCTGCAGATGCTGTCGGGAAATTACCGGATCGTAATGCTGCAGAAGCGGTACAAAGAATGCCAAGTGTAAGTGTAAACCGTTATCACGGAGAAGCCAATCAGGTAAGTGTGCGAGGAACTCCTTACGGCTGGACATCAACTCTATACAACGGAACAAGATTGCCAAGTGCCTCTGTTGCCGGAACTAGAAACACGCTGTTAGATGCGATTCCTACTGAAATGATTCAGTATATTCAGTTATCAAAGGCAATAACTCCGGATATGGAAGGTGATGCCATTGGTGGATCTGTGAATTTTATATCAAGATCTGCACCTAAAAAAACAATGCTGAATGCCAGTCTTGGAGGTGGTTATAATCAAAAAGCCGAAAAGGGTTCTTACAATGCCTCTTTAGTTTACGGACAAAGATTCTTTAAAGATAAATTGGGAGTTGTACTTGCAGCTTCTGTATGGGATAGAAATTTCGCTACTGATGAAATGGTAGTGGATTACAATATTAATGCGCCAGTACAATCTCAAAAATATGGTATTAATACCGTTAATGCTAAACGTTATTTTGGAGAAAGAATTACAAAAGCTATAAGTGGTGCGATAGATTTTGAACTGAACGACAAGAATAAATTTTTCGCGAAATTCTTATATGATAAATTCAGGGATGTACGTCCGGTCTATGAATCTTTCTATGACTTTGCTAAAAAGAGATACACTTTTAGCTACCGTTATTCTGATTATAAAACAGATTTAAACGGAGTAGAAATTGGCGGAGAACACAGAATTGGTTCTAAATTGAAATTTGACTGGTCGTTTGCCAATAATGAAATGACCTATCTTTTAGATACTCCTCCCAATATGCCGTCGGATATGAGAGGGTTACCGATTGCACAGTTTTCTCAAAAATTAGTTGGCGATTTTGGTGTAAGGTCATCAGATGGAGCCGTTTATAACACCTTTGATTCTCCTGACGGAAATGGTGTAAACATTTATAACATCGATCCAAAACTGACCAATCCAACCGACGTTATGGATCCTGCACGATTAACTTTACAGCAATTGGTCATTACCAAATTAGATCAAAGAGATCACGATAAAGTGGGACAAATTAACTTTAATTACGATGCAACTGAAAAATTTGTAATCAAAGCAGGTTCAAAATTAAGATTCAAAGACTATCAGGGACAGCAAACGCCAATTGTTTATTTGCCAGGCGCTGCTTTAGGAATTCCGGGTTCGCCTGCCTTAATTCCGATGAGTAGTTTACAGACTGAGCCTTACCCAAATGCAAATAATTTCTTCTCAGAAATTGGAAGTCCGTTCAATAATCTAATTGTAAATCCAATTACAAAAAATCAATTGTTTGATATTTTTACACCATCGTATTTAAAGGCGAATGGCTTTGCAGATTATTCTCCGGCTTCTAATGTAACAACAAAGTTTAAAGGCGAAGAAAATGTTTTCAGTGCTTATGTAATGGGAGTTTATGATTTATCAGATAAAACAAAAATCATTGCCGGTGCCAGAAACGAAGAAACGAATGTTACGATGAGCAGTACTGCTTATAATTCTCAAACAAAAGTAGCAACGCCAATTACCAAAACATCATCTTATAATGCGTTTTTGCCAATGTTGCATTTGAAATATGCTTTCAATGAAAACATCAATTTCAGAGCAGCTTATACCAGAACTTTTTCAAGACCAAATTTACCGGATTTAAATCCGAGTGAGATTATAGACATCACGGCCGGAGTTCCAAAAATTACCAGAGGAAATACGGATTTGAAGCCTACTTTTTCTAACAACTTAGATTTCATGGGAGAATATTTCTTAAAAGATATTGGATTGATTACTGCGGGAGTTTTCTATAAGGACATAAGCGATTATATTTTCAGGGATATTTCTGCAGAAAGAATTAATAACGTTAATTATATCGTTACGCAGCCTAAAAACATTAAAGACGCCAGTTTATTAGGTTTTGAATTTGGAATCACTAAAAGATTTACAGAATGGAGTGGTTTCTGGGGCGGATTTGGAATTGATTTTAATACTTCAATTATTAAATCAAAATTAGAAGTTTCAAGATATGATGCGCAAGGAAATGTAACTACTACAGATAAAACTACATTGCCAAATCAATCTAAGCTATTGTTTAATTCTTCTCTTTTCTATGAGAAATATGGCTTCATGTTTAGAATCGCCGGAAATTACAGAGGAAAATCGGTAGAAACGATCAATCAAAATTTGGGTCCTGATTATTATATTTCAGCTAAAAACAATTTTACTGTTGATTTCTCTGCGGATTATTCTATCAGCAATAAAATCAAAGTTTTTATGGAAGTTAGAAATCTTACCAACGAACCATTCAAACAATATTTAGGAAATAATCAAGGCCGAATTACTTCTAGCGAATGGTCATCCATCAATGGTCAGTTAGGTCTTAAATACCAAATTTTATAA
- a CDS encoding carboxypeptidase-like regulatory domain-containing protein: MKKLLLLFALILSGNQLIAQNYASMIGKVSDGKTFLPGVNISILERKTGTSTDFDGNFQVSNLSGEKLTVSFSYMGYQTITKEIKLVSGINNLGTVTLAAEEGALKEIIVKGFTGPSQLKP, from the coding sequence ATGAAAAAACTACTATTGTTATTTGCTTTGATTTTATCCGGAAATCAACTTATAGCGCAAAATTATGCTTCAATGATCGGAAAAGTTTCTGATGGGAAAACGTTTTTGCCGGGAGTAAATATTTCTATTTTAGAACGAAAAACAGGAACTTCAACAGACTTTGATGGAAATTTTCAAGTTTCGAATTTATCGGGAGAAAAGCTTACAGTCTCATTTAGTTATATGGGATATCAAACGATTACCAAAGAAATAAAATTAGTTTCGGGTATTAATAATTTGGGAACTGTTACTCTTGCTGCAGAAGAAGGTGCATTAAAAGAAATTATTGTAAAAGGTTTTACCGGACCTTCTCAATTAAAGCCCTAA